Proteins from a single region of Chloroflexota bacterium:
- a CDS encoding molybdopterin molybdenumtransferase MoeA, which translates to MPEFLNLLPPEQALGTWLPRATHRVAAERVATAEAWGRVLASDVLAPHPMPPFDRSAVDGYAVRAADTYGASESLPAYLTVIGEVPMGAAASFTVEAGQAALIHTGGMLPPGADAVVMVEYTQQARPGEVEILRPVAVGENVLLEGEDVAAGAVVLPAGRRLRAAEIGGLMALGVVEVQVARRPVVGVIATGDEVVLPETDPGPGQVRDVNTYTLSAEVRRAGGVPRVYGIIPDRPEALAEVAGRALQECDLVVITAGSSASTRDMTAEVLDGLGAPGVLVHGVNSKPGRPTILAVAEGKPVVGLPGNPVSALVNVGLFVLPALALLQGETPHPEPLLPARVTVNLSSAAGREDWWPVRLRHTPAGWEAEPIFYKSNLIFALARADGLLKVPADATGLPAGAMAEVKLLR; encoded by the coding sequence ATGCCCGAATTTTTGAACCTTTTGCCTCCTGAACAAGCGTTGGGAACCTGGTTGCCGCGGGCGACCCACCGGGTCGCGGCCGAGCGTGTGGCAACGGCTGAGGCCTGGGGGCGGGTGTTGGCTTCCGATGTGCTGGCGCCGCACCCCATGCCGCCGTTTGACCGCTCCGCCGTGGATGGGTATGCCGTGCGTGCGGCTGATACTTACGGCGCGAGCGAAAGCCTGCCCGCGTATCTTACGGTGATTGGCGAAGTGCCCATGGGGGCCGCGGCCTCTTTCACGGTGGAAGCCGGGCAGGCGGCGTTGATTCACACGGGCGGCATGTTGCCCCCCGGCGCTGATGCGGTGGTGATGGTGGAATACACCCAACAGGCGCGGCCTGGCGAGGTGGAAATTCTCAGGCCGGTGGCTGTGGGCGAGAATGTGCTGCTGGAAGGCGAAGACGTCGCCGCGGGGGCGGTGGTTTTGCCTGCGGGGCGGCGGTTGCGCGCGGCTGAAATTGGCGGCTTGATGGCGCTGGGGGTGGTGGAGGTGCAGGTTGCTCGCCGCCCCGTGGTGGGCGTGATTGCCACCGGCGACGAAGTCGTGCTGCCTGAGACTGACCCTGGGCCCGGACAGGTGCGCGATGTCAACACCTATACCCTGAGCGCGGAAGTGCGTCGTGCCGGCGGTGTGCCCCGGGTTTATGGCATTATTCCCGACCGCCCGGAAGCCCTGGCTGAAGTCGCGGGTCGCGCGTTGCAGGAATGCGACCTGGTGGTCATTACGGCGGGCTCTTCGGCCAGCACGCGCGACATGACGGCCGAAGTGCTCGACGGCCTCGGCGCGCCTGGGGTGCTCGTCCACGGCGTCAACAGCAAACCAGGACGCCCAACCATTTTGGCCGTGGCCGAAGGCAAGCCCGTGGTGGGGCTGCCAGGCAACCCTGTCAGCGCGCTGGTCAATGTGGGGCTGTTTGTGTTACCCGCACTGGCCCTTTTGCAAGGGGAAACCCCGCATCCTGAGCCGTTGCTCCCTGCCCGTGTAACCGTCAATTTGTCTTCGGCGGCTGGCCGTGAAGACTGGTGGCCGGTGCGTCTCCGCCACACTCCGGCAGGCTGGGAAGCCGAGCCGATCTTTTACAAGAGCAACTTGATCTTTGCTTTGGCGCGCGCCGACGGCTTGTTGAAGGTTCCAGCCGACGCCACTGGCCTTCCTGCGGGCGCCATGGCCGAAGTAAAATTGTTGCGGTAG
- a CDS encoding molybdopterin biosynthesis protein: MSIYLHDIPLDEAHRRFSAALQEAGLDGVLGTETLPLDDRAVGRVLAQPVWARISSPHYHAAAMDGFALRAEATFGAQPLSPVTLPYGEEVQYVDTGDPVPSWANAVVPIEEAEPLNAAGEVETGRPRQPHAIRLRRAARPWQHIRPLGEDIVATSLVLPAGHVLRPVDLGAIAACGHTEVVVARRPRVAILPTGTELVPIGTDPRPGDILEFNSVVLAAQVRQWGGEPTRFPISIDDFDLIRGRVAEAAREHDLVLINAGSSAGSEDFSARVVESLGTLLVHGIAVRPGHPVILGMLQVEGRTVPVIGVPGYPASAALTGEMFVEPLLARWLGRSPHRSPTLKAHLTRKLASPAGDDDYVRVAVGRVGDRWLAAPLARGAGVLTSLVRADGIVVVPRGLQGYDAGSEVEVRLYRQPHELERTIFAIGSHDVILDLLAQFLSAHERRLASAHVGSLGGLVALRRGEAHLAGSHLLDPETGEYNLAYIRRYLPGVPVRVVQLVERQQGLMVLPGNPKGIRSLEDLARPDVTFVNRQRGAGTRVLLDYHLQRLGIDASHVRGYDQEEFTHLSVAAAVATGRADCGLGIPAAAQALGLDFVPLFWERYDLVVPREHAESKLLQPLWDVLTQDAFRQAVMRLPGYNVDGMGRLIAEVE; this comes from the coding sequence ATGTCCATCTACCTTCACGACATTCCCCTGGATGAAGCCCACCGCCGTTTTAGCGCCGCGCTGCAAGAAGCGGGGCTGGACGGCGTGCTGGGAACGGAAACCCTGCCGCTGGACGACCGTGCGGTGGGGCGCGTGTTGGCCCAGCCGGTATGGGCGCGCATCTCTTCGCCGCATTACCATGCCGCGGCGATGGACGGTTTTGCCCTCCGCGCCGAGGCCACTTTTGGCGCTCAGCCGCTTTCTCCTGTGACGCTGCCCTACGGCGAAGAAGTCCAGTATGTAGATACGGGCGACCCGGTGCCGTCGTGGGCGAATGCGGTGGTGCCGATTGAGGAAGCCGAGCCGCTCAACGCGGCGGGAGAAGTCGAGACCGGGCGCCCTCGCCAGCCCCACGCGATTCGCTTGCGGCGGGCTGCCCGGCCGTGGCAGCACATTCGCCCGCTGGGTGAAGACATTGTCGCTACCTCCCTGGTTTTGCCTGCGGGGCATGTTCTCCGCCCGGTAGATTTGGGTGCTATTGCGGCGTGCGGTCATACTGAAGTGGTCGTGGCGCGCCGCCCCAGGGTGGCGATTTTGCCCACGGGCACCGAACTGGTGCCCATTGGCACCGACCCCAGGCCTGGCGACATTCTGGAATTCAACTCGGTGGTGCTGGCGGCGCAGGTGCGGCAGTGGGGTGGCGAGCCAACCCGCTTTCCCATCAGCATCGATGATTTTGACCTCATCCGTGGCCGTGTGGCCGAGGCTGCTCGCGAGCATGATTTGGTGCTTATCAACGCGGGTTCGTCGGCAGGTTCGGAAGATTTCTCCGCCCGTGTGGTGGAAAGCCTGGGAACGCTGTTGGTGCACGGCATTGCGGTGCGGCCGGGGCATCCGGTCATTTTGGGCATGTTGCAGGTGGAAGGCCGCACCGTGCCGGTCATTGGGGTGCCCGGTTACCCGGCTTCGGCGGCGCTCACCGGCGAAATGTTTGTTGAGCCGCTGTTAGCGCGCTGGCTGGGACGCTCGCCGCATCGTTCCCCCACGCTGAAAGCCCACCTGACGCGTAAACTGGCTTCCCCCGCCGGCGACGACGACTACGTCCGCGTGGCCGTGGGCAGGGTAGGGGACCGCTGGCTGGCGGCGCCGCTGGCGCGCGGCGCGGGCGTGTTGACTTCCCTGGTGCGCGCCGATGGCATCGTGGTGGTGCCGCGCGGTTTGCAGGGCTATGACGCCGGCAGTGAGGTGGAAGTGCGCCTTTACCGCCAGCCGCACGAACTGGAACGCACGATTTTTGCCATCGGGTCGCACGATGTCATCCTTGACCTGCTGGCGCAATTCCTGAGTGCCCATGAGCGTCGTCTGGCTTCGGCGCATGTCGGCAGCCTGGGTGGGCTGGTAGCGCTGCGGCGCGGCGAGGCCCATCTGGCCGGCAGCCACCTGCTCGACCCCGAAACGGGTGAATATAACCTCGCTTACATTCGCCGTTACCTGCCCGGCGTGCCGGTGCGGGTGGTGCAACTGGTGGAACGCCAGCAGGGGCTGATGGTGCTGCCGGGCAACCCGAAGGGCATTCGCAGCCTGGAAGACCTGGCACGGCCGGATGTGACTTTCGTGAACCGTCAGCGCGGGGCGGGAACGCGGGTGCTGCTGGATTATCACTTGCAGCGTTTGGGCATCGACGCGAGCCACGTGCGTGGTTACGACCAGGAGGAGTTTACCCACCTGAGTGTGGCTGCAGCAGTGGCGACCGGTCGTGCTGATTGCGGCCTGGGTATTCCCGCCGCTGCCCAGGCATTGGGCCTCGATTTCGTGCCCCTCTTTTGGGAGCGTTATGACCTGGTGGTGCCGCGTGAGCACGCCGAGAGCAAATTGTTGCAACCCCTGTGGGATGTGCTGACGCAAGATGCTTTCCGGCAGGCGGTGATGCGTTTGCCGGGGTATAATGTAGATGGTATGGGACGCTTGATTGCTGAAGTGGAGTAA
- a CDS encoding response regulator, whose protein sequence is MTTALVVDDNRATADALCSLLMVLGLEAVAAYSPLSALEMAAARRPDVLLLDLNMPGVNGVEVLRFFKREPTLEAVPVIVVTSDDQPETREAVRRAGALDLIVKPASAEALEAALKRAGVL, encoded by the coding sequence ATGACAACGGCTTTGGTGGTGGATGACAATCGGGCGACGGCAGATGCCCTTTGCAGTTTGTTGATGGTGTTGGGGTTGGAAGCGGTGGCGGCCTACAGCCCGTTGAGCGCGCTGGAAATGGCGGCCGCGCGGCGTCCGGATGTGCTGTTGTTGGATTTGAACATGCCCGGTGTGAATGGCGTGGAGGTGTTGCGCTTTTTCAAGCGCGAACCTACCCTGGAAGCCGTGCCGGTGATTGTGGTGACTTCCGATGACCAGCCAGAAACGCGGGAAGCCGTGCGTCGCGCCGGAGCATTGGATTTGATCGTCAAGCCTGCTTCAGCCGAGGCGCTGGAAGCCGCTTTGAAGCGGGCAGGTGTGTTGTAG
- a CDS encoding thioredoxin-dependent thiol peroxidase, which produces MPLEADQQAPDFVLQDENGQPHRLSDYRGKVVVLYFYPKDNTPGCTREAEGFRDDYAAFQQAGVVVLGVSPDSPERHIRFKTRHNLPFALLADPEHNKVCELYDVWKKKKNFGREYFGVARTTYIIDPEGKIAKVYKRVRPAGHSQQVLADLQQQGLLG; this is translated from the coding sequence ATGCCTTTGGAAGCAGATCAACAGGCCCCCGATTTTGTTTTGCAAGACGAGAACGGCCAGCCTCACCGCCTTTCCGATTATCGCGGCAAGGTGGTGGTGCTTTATTTTTACCCCAAAGACAACACCCCCGGCTGTACGCGCGAGGCTGAAGGCTTTCGGGATGATTACGCTGCCTTCCAGCAGGCAGGCGTGGTGGTGCTGGGCGTCAGCCCCGACTCGCCAGAGCGGCATATCCGTTTCAAGACCAGGCACAATTTGCCTTTTGCCCTCTTGGCCGACCCCGAGCACAACAAGGTGTGCGAACTGTACGATGTGTGGAAGAAAAAGAAGAACTTTGGGCGGGAATACTTTGGGGTTGCCCGGACGACTTATATCATTGACCCCGAAGGCAAAATTGCCAAAGTTTATAAGCGGGTCAGGCCAGCAGGGCACAGCCAGCAGGTGCTGGCCGACCTGCAACAACAGGGGTTGTTGGGGTAA
- a CDS encoding twin-arginine translocase TatA/TatE family subunit: MDLGIGELLIVLLIVLLIFGVGRISKVAQELGRSIRAFREGLEGEAEDESDKTPSKEE, encoded by the coding sequence ATGGATCTCGGAATCGGTGAACTGCTTATCGTTTTGCTCATCGTGCTGCTGATTTTCGGCGTTGGCCGCATCAGCAAAGTCGCCCAGGAATTGGGGCGCAGCATTCGCGCCTTCCGCGAAGGGCTGGAAGGCGAGGCCGAAGACGAAAGCGACAAAACGCCGTCAAAAGAAGAATAA
- a CDS encoding nicotinate phosphoribosyltransferase, producing MKVADYHRQGLRRYVDAPPEGYQPLGEEARRGVHRVAFFAQVANGQLADVRFTSSKRCRKLLALADVAAERLQGQPAQGFHLEADDLLAFFAEERDKAKMADRLSLIFEALHLPSFQ from the coding sequence ATGAAAGTCGCCGACTACCACCGTCAGGGATTACGCCGATATGTCGATGCTCCCCCAGAGGGTTACCAGCCCTTGGGGGAAGAAGCCCGACGCGGCGTGCATCGTGTGGCTTTTTTTGCCCAAGTGGCCAACGGGCAACTGGCAGACGTCCGCTTCACCAGCAGCAAACGTTGCCGCAAATTGCTGGCGCTGGCCGATGTGGCCGCCGAGCGCCTGCAAGGCCAACCCGCCCAGGGCTTCCATTTGGAGGCAGACGACTTGCTCGCCTTCTTCGCCGAAGAGCGCGACAAGGCAAAAATGGCCGACCGGCTGAGCCTGATCTTCGAAGCACTGCACCTGCCGTCATTCCAATAG
- the rpiB gene encoding ribose 5-phosphate isomerase B has protein sequence MKIAFGCDHGGYPLKEAVLQAIRDAGHEVLDFGTDGPASVDFPDYAEKVGRAIQRGEAARGILICGSGVGMSMAANKMSGIYASVCHDTYSAHQGVEHDGMNVLCMGGRIIGSELAREIVLAFLRAQPGGSERHARRRAKVQTLERNCASSGGEA, from the coding sequence ATGAAGATAGCATTTGGCTGTGACCACGGCGGGTATCCGCTGAAAGAAGCAGTGCTGCAGGCCATCCGCGACGCAGGCCACGAGGTGCTGGATTTCGGCACCGACGGCCCCGCGTCGGTGGACTTCCCCGACTACGCCGAGAAAGTGGGGCGCGCCATCCAGCGCGGCGAGGCTGCGCGCGGCATCCTCATCTGCGGCAGTGGCGTGGGGATGAGCATGGCCGCAAACAAAATGAGCGGCATCTACGCCTCGGTGTGCCACGACACCTACTCCGCGCATCAGGGCGTGGAACACGACGGCATGAACGTGCTGTGCATGGGCGGGCGCATCATCGGCAGCGAGTTGGCGCGTGAAATCGTGCTGGCCTTTCTGCGCGCCCAGCCCGGCGGCTCGGAGCGCCACGCTCGGCGCCGCGCGAAGGTTCAGACCCTGGAGCGCAATTGCGCTTCGTCAGGAGGTGAGGCATGA